A stretch of the Candidatus Deferrimicrobiaceae bacterium genome encodes the following:
- a CDS encoding NAD-dependent malic enzyme produces the protein MPATLLPTESYSITIRVEIQSKPGMLGKVTTSIGDAGGDIGAVDLSGVGKGTVMRDITVSTRGVENAQEIIRAVQKVTGVKIINVSDRTFLKHIGGKIEISGKISVKTREDLSMAYTPGVARVCMAIAKDVKKSHTLTIRKNTVAVVSDGTAVLGLGDIGPEAAMPVMEGKALIFKEFAGVDAWPICLATKDTDEIVRIVKALAPSFGGINLEDISAPRCFEIEERLKAELDIPVFHDDQHGTAVVVLAALLNSLKIVKKRLEELKVVVAGVGASGVACSKMLMNAGVRNIIGVDRIGAIYKGRKQHMNFMKEWYAEHTNPSNEKGKLSDVMARADLFLGLSGPGLITVDDLKKMAKDPIVFAMANPVPEIQPEDAAPYVRIMATGRSDYPNQINNSLVFPGIFRGALDSRASCINEEMKLAAAHAIASCVGKDE, from the coding sequence ATGCCAGCGACGTTGTTGCCCACCGAGAGTTACAGCATCACGATTCGCGTTGAGATCCAGAGCAAGCCCGGCATGCTCGGAAAGGTCACCACATCGATCGGAGATGCCGGGGGGGATATCGGCGCTGTGGACCTGAGCGGCGTGGGGAAAGGAACGGTCATGCGGGACATCACGGTCAGCACCCGGGGAGTGGAGAATGCCCAGGAGATCATCCGGGCGGTCCAGAAGGTCACGGGGGTGAAAATCATCAACGTATCCGACCGGACCTTCCTCAAGCATATCGGCGGGAAGATCGAGATCAGCGGCAAGATCTCCGTCAAGACCCGGGAGGACCTCTCCATGGCCTACACTCCCGGGGTGGCGCGCGTCTGCATGGCGATCGCGAAAGACGTCAAGAAGTCCCACACCTTGACGATCCGCAAGAACACCGTGGCCGTCGTCAGCGACGGGACCGCAGTGCTCGGACTGGGGGACATCGGGCCCGAGGCGGCGATGCCCGTCATGGAAGGGAAGGCGTTGATCTTCAAGGAGTTCGCCGGCGTGGATGCCTGGCCGATCTGCCTGGCCACGAAGGATACCGACGAGATCGTCCGGATCGTGAAGGCCCTCGCCCCCTCCTTCGGCGGGATCAACCTCGAGGACATCTCCGCTCCCCGGTGCTTCGAGATCGAGGAGCGGCTCAAGGCCGAGCTGGACATCCCCGTCTTCCACGACGACCAGCACGGGACGGCCGTCGTGGTCCTCGCCGCGCTGCTCAACTCCCTGAAGATCGTCAAGAAGCGGTTGGAGGAATTGAAGGTGGTGGTGGCCGGCGTCGGCGCCTCGGGCGTGGCGTGCAGCAAGATGCTGATGAACGCGGGGGTCCGCAACATCATCGGCGTGGATCGCATCGGCGCAATCTACAAGGGGCGCAAGCAGCATATGAACTTCATGAAGGAATGGTATGCCGAACACACCAACCCGTCGAACGAGAAAGGGAAGCTGTCGGACGTCATGGCAAGAGCGGACCTGTTCCTCGGGCTGTCCGGCCCGGGGCTTATCACGGTGGACGACCTGAAGAAGATGGCGAAGGACCCCATCGTCTTCGCGATGGCCAACCCGGTCCCCGAGATCCAGCCCGAGGATGCCGCTCCGTACGTCCGGATCATGGCGACGGGCCGTTCCGACTACCCGAACCAGA
- a CDS encoding cupin domain-containing protein, producing MRSVETIDVGKRIKSIRKRKNLTLQEVSEKSGMSATAISAIERNVSSPTVNTLASIGRALGESLSSLLGEDEVEYVVTRAANRERLATDIPGSEFLSLAAAVRGRRFHPKLCILKPGANSGEDFVNHQGDEFFFVLQGAVEVEIDGTSLGLEQGDSLYFRGNTPYRWKNAPDRGEAHLLVVTTS from the coding sequence GTGAGATCCGTGGAAACGATCGACGTCGGAAAGAGGATCAAGAGCATCCGGAAGAGGAAGAACCTGACGCTCCAGGAGGTCTCGGAAAAGAGCGGCATGTCCGCCACCGCGATCAGCGCGATCGAGCGGAATGTTTCGTCCCCGACCGTGAACACCCTCGCCTCCATCGGAAGGGCTCTGGGCGAGTCGCTTTCCTCCCTGCTCGGAGAGGACGAGGTCGAGTATGTCGTGACCCGCGCCGCGAACCGGGAAAGGCTCGCGACGGACATCCCGGGCAGCGAATTCCTGAGCCTCGCGGCGGCGGTCCGGGGCCGGCGTTTCCACCCGAAACTCTGCATTCTCAAACCCGGAGCGAACAGCGGGGAGGACTTCGTCAACCATCAGGGAGACGAATTCTTCTTTGTGCTCCAGGGCGCGGTGGAAGTGGAGATCGACGGAACCTCCCTTGGGCTCGAGCAGGGAGACAGCCTCTACTTCCGCGGGAACACGCCCTACCGCTGGAAGAACGCGCCCGACCGGGGAGAGGCGCACCTTCTGGTCGTAACCACCTCCTGA